The stretch of DNA GGGCGCCGTCACCGCCCGCCTGGCCGACGGCCCCGGTTGGCGCGCCGTCACCTACCAGCTGGTGGTCTTCCCCTGGGCGGTCTTCTCCTTCGTCACCTCGGTGGTCTTCCTCTCGGTCGGCTGGGCCGCCGCCCTCTACCCGGCCTACCACTGGGCGATCGCCCGCTTCACCCCCTGGCCCGGCCTCCAGCTCTTCGACTTCAGCAACGAGACCGGCGTCCACCGCTACTACCTGAGCTCCCCCTGGCAGATAGCCGGCTTCTCCGCCCTCGGCCTGCTCATGGTCTTCCTCTCCCCGCTCCTGCTCCGCGCCCTGACCAGCGTCCACCGCCTGGCCGTCCGCCTCCTCCTCGGCGCCCTCTAGGGCCTCCCGGAGAAGCCGAAAGGCCCGGCAGAAGAATCTGCCGGGCCTTTCGGTGCTACTGAGTAGCGGGGACAGGATTTGAACCTGCGACCTCTGGGTTATGAGCCCAGCGAGCTACCGAGCTGCTCCACCCCGCGTCGGTGAGATCACCCTATGCGACAACCCCCCACATCGCGAAATCCATTTCCCGAGGGCCCGCTCAGCGCGGTCGCCGCAGCCACTCGTCGAGGGCCGGGTAGTCCGCCGCCACCAGCCCGATCCGGGGGTCCACCCGGTACAGCAGGGCCGGCCCCTCGTGGTGCGCCGCCACCCAGGCCCGGTCCGCCGCACCGATCTCGTCGTCCACCCAGACGAACGGCCGCCCGGCCGCCCGGGCCACGATCGCCCGGGTCTTCCAGTGCAGCCCCCGCCGTTCGTCCAGCTCCTCCGACTCGGAGGGCTCCGGCCAGTCCAGCACCTCGGCCGGCGGCAGCCCCAGTCGAGGCGCCACCCACTCGTTCGCCTCGCCCAGCCAGGTCGTCGCCCAGACCAGCTCACCGTGCAGCTCCGCCAGCCGGGCCCCCTGCCCGGGGTCGATCCGGGTCAGCAGCGGGTTCACCCCGAGGGCATCCGGGCCAGGCTCCGGCGGGAAGGCCGGGTAGGACGACGCGGCCCCACCGAACGGGATGAGCACCCCGTCGACATCGAGGAACAGCAGCGGGTCGAAGGCTCCGGTCACTCCGGCACGGTAGTCCGCCGCCGCCTCGCCGCGTTCCCCTTCCCGCTCGCCGCCGCCTGCCACCGTGCCCCCCGACCGCCCGGTGGCGCCCGCCCGGCCGGTGGGCTCCGGGTGCGGGGGGTGGTGGGGCGTGTTGCGATGAGGCCACCGGGTCGTCGCAGGTCGAAGGGGTCTTCGTGCTGGTCACCTCGCGTCCGCTGGACGAGTACTGCGAGCTGTTCGGCCTCACCCGCCGCCGGCTCCGCGCCGTCCCCGGCCGGATACTCGACTGCCCCGGCGGCGCGGCCGGCCTCGCGGCCGAAGCCCGCGCGCTCGGGGTCGAGGTGGTGGCCACCGATCCGGCGTACGCGGCCCCGATCGCCACCCTCGCGGCCCGCGCCCGGGCCGGCCGCGCCGCGATGGCCGCCGCGATGACGGCCAGCCCGCAGCTCTACCCGCCGACGCGCCACGTCCAGCCCGCCCGCTACCTACGCGGCTGGGACCGCGCCCGCCGCCTCTTCGAGGCCGACGCCACCGACGACCCCTCCCGGTACGTCGCCGCCGCCCTACCCCACTTGCCCTTCGCCGACGGCTCCTTCGCCCTCACCCTCAGCTCGTACCTGCTCTTCGCCTACCCCGAGCTCTTCCCGCCCGCCGCCCAACTGGCCGCCCTGCTCGAACTGACCCGCGTCACCACCCCCACCGGCGAAGTCCGCGTCTACCCCCTCCACGACGGCACCGGCCGCCGCTGCCCCCACCTCCCCGAACTCCGCGCGGCCCTCCGCCACCACGGCGTCAGCAGCCGCCTGCTCACCCTCCCCCGCCCGGGCGACGCCACCCGCGGCCGCACCGTCCTGCTGCTCGGCCACCGAGACGGTCGGCCCGGCCGCCTGGCCGGTCAGCTCGGGTAGCGGATCAGCCCGCCGGTCGCCAGCTCGAAACCGAACGGATCCGGGACGGGCACGGTGTCCCCGAAGGCGCCGTTCCACTGGAGCCGGTAGGACCCGCCGGCAGGCTCGGAGAACAGGGTGATCCGCCCGTCCCGCGGGTCGATCAGCAGATAGAGCGGGATGTCCATCAACGGGTAGTCGCGGACCTTGCCGACCAAGTCGTTCTCCGGATTGGACACCGAGACGATCTCGACGGCGATGGCGGCGAGCCCGGCCGGCACCTCGTTGCCGCCGAGTTCCACGACCGACAGCGGGATGTACGTCAGGTCCGGGTTCCGTAGCTTGCCGACGTTGGGTGACGCCAGGTCGGTGTTCTCGCTGGGCATCAGTCCGGCCGGCCGGTGAGCGTCGAACTGCTCCCGGACCACCAAGAGGTTCCGTTGATGGATCACCGAGGGTCCGGCCATCATGATGATCTCGTCACCGGAGATCTCGACCTTCCACCCGGCTGGGGGCGTCAGGCTCTGTGCATACTCCAGCAGCTGCGCGTGGCGTTCGGGAACACGGAACTCGGCCATGGGGACATCCTCCCATCCAAGCCCCGCGCCACGCCGTGGCTCACACCTCGGTCGGCGGGGCGGGCGTCACCCCCGCCGACGGGCTGTTGTCCGGGGCGTTGGCGGCGGTGGCCTGCTGGGGGAGCTGTACGTGCCCGAGGATGTCCTCCACCACCGCGCGGCGGCGTGAACGCGGGGGGATGGCACGGGAGTTGGCCGCCTTCGCGGTGACGGCCGCGAGGATCTCGGCGCGCTGGCCGGCGGTGAGGTCGGCGTCGAGGGCGGCCCGGGCGGCCTGGAGGGCCTGGAGGAGTTCGAAGGAGGAGAGGGGGTTCTTCAGGACGTCCAGGACCAGCGGCACCGCCGCCGGGTCGGGGCGGCCCTTGAGCAGGGCGAGCGCCTGGATCCGCAGGCCCTGGACGCCCGAGCAGAGCATCGCCCGCACCTCCTGCGGCCCGATCCCCTTCACCGAACCGGCCGCGATGGCCGTCTGGTTGACCGAGTCGGCCAGCGTCTCGCGGTCGGCGGCCGAGAGGGCCCGGGCCATCCGCAGCCTGGTCAGCAGCCAGGCGGCCACGAACCCGACCACGGTGAAGTAGACCGCCAGCGCCGCGCCGTACTGCGCGGCCCCCCGCCCGGTCTCACCCCCGCCGACCAACGGGGCCACCGCGTCGCCGAGTTGGTGCAGCCGGTGCGGCAGGGTGACGAGCTGGGTGAGCCCGGCGCCGAGCAGGATCTTGGTCAGCCAGTCGGAGACCTGCTCCAGGTTGGTGTTGGGCGCGTAGGTGGAGGTCGAGGTGGCCTGCATGTCCTCGGGGTGTGCGGCCGCGCCGCTGGTGAGCACCTTGGGGATGCCGAACAGGAACCCCAGCAGCCCGCCGGTCACCGTGCACCCGCCCGCGACCATCAGCGAGCCGCCAAGCGCCCGGGCCCAGTCCCCGGTGGAGACCGCGAACAGCACCAATCCGGCCAATCCGGCACCCAGCAGCACCGCCAACCCGGCCTGCGCCGCCGGCGCCAACTCGCCGTCCCGGGCGGACTCCTGCCCCGCGTACCCCGCCCGGCTCCGCTCGAACACCACTGCCGCCTCCCCCGTAGTCCGTGCTCGGATGGTAGCCGGTGGCCGGAACGGACCACATCGTGGTCGGCCCCTTGGAGGGCCTTGTCGATCTCTATACCCTGAGGCCATGCGACCAGCCGTGACTCTGCCTCCAACTGCCGCCCGGGTCAATGCAGTCGGCCCCTCGCCGGTGCGCGAGATCCTGGCGCTGACCGCCCGCCCCGAGGTGATCAACTTCGCCGGCGGCCTGCCCGCGCCCGAGCTGTTCGACGCCGAGGGCCTGCGGGCCGCGTACGACCGCGTGCTCGCCGAGGACCCGCAGCGGGTGCTCCAGTACTCCACCACCGAGGGTGACCTCGACCTCCGGACGGCCGTCGCCGCCCGGCTGACCGCCCGCGGCCTGGCCACCGGGCCGGACGACCTGCTGATCACCTCGGGTTCGCAGCAGGCGCTCACCCTGCTGGCCGTCGCGCTGCTCGAACCCGGCGACGTGGTGCTGGTCGAGGACCCCTGCTACCTCGCCGCCCTGCAGTGCTTCGGCTTCGCCGGCGCCCGGGTGGTGCCGGTGCCCACCGACGAGGACGGCATCGACCCGGCCGCGCTGGCCGAGATCGCCGAGCGGGAGCGCCCCAAGCTGCTCTACCTGGTGCCCACCTTCCAGAACCCGACCGGCCGCACCCTGACCGCTCCCCGCCGCCGCGAGGTGGCCGAGCTGGCCGGGCGGCTCGGCTTCCGGATCATCGAGGACGACCCGTACGGCGAGCTCCGCTACGACGGGCAGCCGGTGCCCTGGATCGCCACCGACCCGGCCGCCGCCGACCGCACCGCGCTGCTCGGCTCCTTCTCCAAGGTGCTGGCCCCGGGCCTGCGGCTGGGCTACCTGCGTGCCCCGGCCGAGCTGCGCCGCGCCTGCGTGATCGCCAAGCAGGGCGCCGACCTGCACACCTCGACCGTCGACCAGGCCGCCGCCGCCCGCTACCTGCGGGACAACGACCTGGACGCCCATGTGGCCACCGTTCGCGCCGCCTACCGCGAACGGCGCGACGCCCTGCTCGGCGGCCTGGCCGCCGCCCTCCCACCGGGCAGCCGTTGGAACCAGCCGGCCGGCGGCATGTTCGTCTGGGCGAGCCTGGCCGGCGGCCTGGACGCGACCGAACTGCTGGCCACGGCCGTCAAGCACGAGGTGGCCTACGTGCCGGGCGCCCCGTTCTTCGTCGGCGACCCGGACCGGGGTGCCCTGCGGCTCTCCTTCATCACCCAGGGCCCGGACGTGATCGAGGAGGGCCTGCGCCGCCTGGCCAAGGCGATCGAGGAGCACGGCTAGCTCCGGACGGGGTCGATCCGGCCCCGGGCATGCCGAAGCCCCCGGGCCCTCGCTCTGAGGGGCTCCGGGAGCTCGACAACTTCTGCGCATCTCCGCCGCAGAGAGCTACGGACTAGGCCGCGGCCTCCACGGAGGCGCGCCCGAGCGAGTCAGCCGCGCACACGGACGCAGTCGTAGAGGTACTCAACTCAGGATCACCTCCCTTCTCTTCGATGTCCCCAACACTAGGCAGGGCCGCCGAGGGCCGCAACGGAATTAAATCCGGGGAGATGCACCGGAGAAGCCGAAAGGCCCGGCAGAAGAATCTGCCGGGCCTTTCGGTGCTACTGAGTAGCGGGGACAGGATTTGAACCTGCGACCTCTGGGTTATGAGCCCAGCGAGCTACCGAGCTGCTCCACCCCGCGTCGGTGAACCCAACCCTACGGGAGAGTGCCGCAGAAGGGAAATCGCTTTCGGCGGGGCCCGTACGAGGCCGTCAGCCGGCCGGGTGGGCCGGTCTGGGCTGGGGGCGGCGTTGGGCGTGCCTGGCGGTGCGGGACCGGGCCCAGGCGGCGAAGCAGACCAGGGCGGCGAAGCAGGGCACCATCAGGGCGGCGTAGACCAGCAGGAAGCCGTGGGTGCCGAGGCCGGCGGCGGCGTTCCAGGTGCCGTGCAGGGCCATCGCGAGCAGCAGCCCGAGCGGCCCCGCCGTGCGGGCCAGCCAGCGGCGGCCGGTGGTCAGGGCGACGGCGAGGCCCAGGCCGGTGAGCGCGGTGAAGAGCGGGTGCGCGAAGGGCGAGAGCAGGCCGCGCAGGACGAAGGTGTGCACGGTGCTGTCGAAGTCGCGAAGGCTGGGCGTCTCGCCGAGCCCTATCCCGTCCAGCCGGGCCTGCTGGTCGTCGGTGAAGGCCCGGCCCAGGTAGAGGGCGTTCTCGGTGAAGGCGAAGCCGCAGGCCGTGACCCCGCCGAGCACCACCCCGGCGGCCAGCGTCCGGGGGTGCGCCCGGGCCCGGCTGCGCGGGTGCGCCCGGGGGTACGGGCGGGCGCGCAGATGCGGTGCGGGGCGCGGCCGCCCCGCCGGGCGCCACCCCCGAGCGCCGAGCCGGAGCGAGCCCAGCCGCAGCGAGCCGAGCCGCAGTGCACCCAACTGCAGTGCACCCAACTGCAGCGCACCGAGTCGCAGCCCGCCCAGCCGCAGCCCGCCCAGCCGCAGGGTGCCGAGCCGGAGCGCGGCGGGGGAGCGGCGGGCCAGTACGGCGTAGCCGCGTTCGGCCCGGCAGCGCAGTCGGCGGCGGACGGGCAGCATGAGCAGCAGCAGGGCCGCACCCTTGGCCGTCTCCTCGATCAGCGGGGTGGCGAACTCCGCGCCGAGGGTCTCGCCCCGGGCGCTGCCCTGGTGGGCGATCAGGAAGTCGCTGGCCCAGCCGTTGGCCATGATCGCGACGGTGGTCGCGGCGCAGGCGCCCCAGGCCAGGCAGAACAGCGTGTGCCGCAGTGGCACCCGGCCGGTCTGGTTCAGCCAGGCCAGCGCGCCGAGCACGAAGGGCAGTGGCAGCAGGGCCAGGCCCATGCCGACCAGCAGTCCGACGGTGCCGGTCTGCCGGTGGACGAGTTGCAGGATCAGCACCCCGCAGCCGGCCAGCGCGAGCGCGGCCAGGGCGGAGGAGACGGCGGTGCCGCGCAGCGGTCGGGCCCGGCGGAGGTAGCGGTCGGGCACCAGCCGGGCAGGCGCCGGTCGAGCGGCTGCCGGGCGCCGGGGCAGCACCAGGCCCGCCCGGCGCAGCCGGGGGCCGGGGATCAGCCGGGTGCCCGAGCGGCGCGTGGGCGGGTCGTCAGCGGTGGTGTCGGCCCCGGACGCGGGAGGCCGACCGCCCCCGGGCGGACTGCTCACCCGAAAAGCCTAGGGGAACCCCACCCCCACGGGGAGGCCCCGACACGAACGGGTGGGGTCCGCCCGAGGCACTGGCCGCACCGGCCCCACCAGCGGTATCGGCCCCCGACCGCCCGGGCCCGGGCCCGCCCGGCAGGCGGCCCCGGTGTTCGCAGGTCTAGCGGCGGCGGAAGAGCAGATCGTGCACGACGTGGCCCTTCGCTATCCCGGCGCGCTCGAACTTGGTCACCGGGCGCCAGTCCGGCCGCGGGGCGTAGCCGGGCACCGAGCCGGCCGGGTGCTCCTCGGGCTCGAGCCAGCCGGTGCCGTCGCCCTCGGGGTGGAGGTTCTCCAGCTCGGGGCAGGCGGAGAGCACGGCGAGCATCTGCTCGGCGTACGGCTCCCAGTCGGTGGCGCAGTGCACCAGGGCGCCGGGGGCCAGCCGCGGCAGCACCAGCTCCAGGAAGGAGGCCTGGACCAGGCGGCGCTTGTGGTGCTTGGGCTTGGGCCACGGGTCGGCGAAGTAGATCCGCAGGCCGTCCAGCGAGGCGTCCGCGAGCATGTCGCGCAGCAGGATGACGGCGTCACCGGCGGCCAGGCGGACGTTGGTCGAACCGTCGCGCTCCAGCAGCTGGAGCAGGTTGCCGTGGCCGGGGGTGTGCACGTCGGCCGCGAGGATGCCGGTGCCGGGGTCGGCGGCGGCCATCCGGGCCGTGGTCTCGCCCATGCCGAAGCCGATCTCCAGCGTCACCGGCAGGCCGCCGAACAGCTCCTTCAGGTCGAGCGGGCTGCCGTCGATGGCGAGGCCGTTCGCCTCCCAGCCGCGGTCCAGCGCCCCGGCCTGGGCCGGGGTCATCCGGCCCCGGCGGGGCTGGAAGCTGCGGATGCGGCGCTCGCTGTGCTGGGCCTCGGTGGCCCGGTGCGGGTACATCGGCGCGGGGTACCCGGCCGGGGCGGCCGAGAGCCGGGCGGACGGGGAGGTCTGGGTGCTGGGGGCAGAGGCAGTCACAATCGCCCTAGTTTACGGCGGCCCTGCGGTGGTCCGGGCGTGAGTTGCGTGACGGTCCGGTCGTCGGTCGACGGTCCGGGCGTGGGCTGCGTGACGGTCCGGTCATCAGTGGCGTGACGGTCCGGTCGTCGGTGGCGCGACCCCGCCTGGCAGGATGGCCCGCCGTGACAGCTGGTGGGACACCCGCACGGACGCACGGCCGGACCACCCGGCGCCGCCCGGTCGCCGCAGGGGCGGACTCGTACCCCCGGCGGCCCTGGCTGACGGCCCTCTGGGTGCCGGCCGGCGTGCTGGCCCTCCCGGCGGGCGGGGCGCTGTCGGCCTTCGGCGGCTGGTGGTACCTGCCCGGGCTGGTGCTGGTGGTCGGCGGGGGCATCGGGCTGCTCACCACGCTGGTGCTGCTCGGCGCGGCCAGAGTCCTCCGGGCGCTGACCGGGACGCTGCTGATCGCCCCGCTGATCGCGGTGCCCATCCTCAGCTACCACGCCACCCAGGACACCGTGCTGGCGCACCGGGGCGTCCCGCACCGGGGCACCGTCACCCAGGTGCAGGTCAGCCACGGCAAGACCACCACCTACCGCTGCGCCGTCCGCTACGAGGACCAGCCGGCCGGCACGCACGGCGTGGAGTGCAACGAGTACGACCACGCGGGCGAGCAGGTGCGGGTCACCGCCGACCCGGACGGCTGGGTGGAGCCGCAGTTCACCGACCTGGTCGAGGGCAGCGCCGTGGCCCGCGCCTTCGCGCTGATGGCCGAGGGCGGCCTGCTGGCGGTCTCGCTGGCGCTGGCCCTGCTCGGCCTGCTCCACCACGCCTGGCGCACCCGCCGCACCGCTCCACTTTCGGGTTGACCTCAGCCGGCCGCCAGGGCGGCCAGCGCGCGCCGGGCCACCTCCCGCCCGATCGCCAGCGAGGCGGTGGCGGCGGGGGAGGGGGCGTTGAGCACGTGCACCACCCGGCGGGTGGAGGACGGGTCGTCCGGGTCGAAGCCGGCGAAGGCGAAGTCGTCGAGCAGGGTGCCGTCCTTGGCCACGGCCTGGGCCCGGACGCCGGCCGTGGCGGGGGTCAGGTCGGCGGCGGTCACGGCGGGCAGCAGGCGCTGGACGGCGGTGGTGAAGGCGCGCTTGGAGAGCGAGCGGTGCAGCTCGCCGATCTCGTACCGCCAGTGCCGGCGGGCGATCTGCCAGGTGCCGGGGAAGGAGACCGTCTCGGCCAGGTCGCGGGGCTTCACCGTCCGCCAGTCGTAGCCCTCCCGGGCCAGCGCGGGCACGGCGTTGGGGCCGACGTGCACGTCGCCGTGCACGCCCCGGGTCAGGTGGACGCCGAGGAACGGGAAGGCCGGGTCGGGCACGGGGTAGACCAACCCGCGGACCAGGCTGCGCCGGTGCTCGACCAGCTCGTAGTACTCGCCCCGGAACGGGATGATCCGCACCCCGGGGTCGTCCCCGGCCAGCCGGGCGATCCGGTCGCTGTGCAGGCCGGCGCAGTTGACCAGCACGCCGCAGCGCAGCTCGCGCTGCCCGGCCCGCAGGGTCACCCCGTCGGCCCGGCGGTCGACGGTCAGCAGCTCGGTGCCGGTGAGCAGCACCGCCCCGGCCTCCTGGGCCAGTTCGGCGTAGCGGCGGGCCACGGCGGGGTAGTCGCAGATGCCCGTGGTGCCGATGTGCAGCCCGGCCAGGCCGGTCACCTCGGGCTCGTACGCACGGATGCCCGCCCGGTCGAGCTCGGCGACCGGGATGCCGTTCTCCCGGCCGCGCTCGGCCAGTGC from Kitasatospora sp. MMS16-BH015 encodes:
- a CDS encoding HAD domain-containing protein, giving the protein MTGAFDPLLFLDVDGVLIPFGGAASSYPAFPPEPGPDALGVNPLLTRIDPGQGARLAELHGELVWATTWLGEANEWVAPRLGLPPAEVLDWPEPSESEELDERRGLHWKTRAIVARAAGRPFVWVDDEIGAADRAWVAAHHEGPALLYRVDPRIGLVAADYPALDEWLRRPR
- the lhgO gene encoding L-2-hydroxyglutarate oxidase, producing the protein MATEFDLVVVGGGIVGLSTAYALTRARPGVKVAVVEKEQDLSRHQTGRNSGVIHSGVYYRPGSLKAQYATGGAAEMVEFCKEQGVPYEVTGKLIVATRPDELPRLRALAERGRENGIPVAELDRAGIRAYEPEVTGLAGLHIGTTGICDYPAVARRYAELAQEAGAVLLTGTELLTVDRRADGVTLRAGQRELRCGVLVNCAGLHSDRIARLAGDDPGVRIIPFRGEYYELVEHRRSLVRGLVYPVPDPAFPFLGVHLTRGVHGDVHVGPNAVPALAREGYDWRTVKPRDLAETVSFPGTWQIARRHWRYEIGELHRSLSKRAFTTAVQRLLPAVTAADLTPATAGVRAQAVAKDGTLLDDFAFAGFDPDDPSSTRRVVHVLNAPSPAATASLAIGREVARRALAALAAG
- a CDS encoding PLP-dependent aminotransferase family protein — protein: MRPAVTLPPTAARVNAVGPSPVREILALTARPEVINFAGGLPAPELFDAEGLRAAYDRVLAEDPQRVLQYSTTEGDLDLRTAVAARLTARGLATGPDDLLITSGSQQALTLLAVALLEPGDVVLVEDPCYLAALQCFGFAGARVVPVPTDEDGIDPAALAEIAERERPKLLYLVPTFQNPTGRTLTAPRRREVAELAGRLGFRIIEDDPYGELRYDGQPVPWIATDPAAADRTALLGSFSKVLAPGLRLGYLRAPAELRRACVIAKQGADLHTSTVDQAAAARYLRDNDLDAHVATVRAAYRERRDALLGGLAAALPPGSRWNQPAGGMFVWASLAGGLDATELLATAVKHEVAYVPGAPFFVGDPDRGALRLSFITQGPDVIEEGLRRLAKAIEEHG
- a CDS encoding PrsW family intramembrane metalloprotease, whose protein sequence is MSSPPGGGRPPASGADTTADDPPTRRSGTRLIPGPRLRRAGLVLPRRPAAARPAPARLVPDRYLRRARPLRGTAVSSALAALALAGCGVLILQLVHRQTGTVGLLVGMGLALLPLPFVLGALAWLNQTGRVPLRHTLFCLAWGACAATTVAIMANGWASDFLIAHQGSARGETLGAEFATPLIEETAKGAALLLLMLPVRRRLRCRAERGYAVLARRSPAALRLGTLRLGGLRLGGLRLGALQLGALQLGALRLGSLRLGSLRLGARGWRPAGRPRPAPHLRARPYPRAHPRSRARAHPRTLAAGVVLGGVTACGFAFTENALYLGRAFTDDQQARLDGIGLGETPSLRDFDSTVHTFVLRGLLSPFAHPLFTALTGLGLAVALTTGRRWLARTAGPLGLLLAMALHGTWNAAAGLGTHGFLLVYAALMVPCFAALVCFAAWARSRTARHAQRRPQPRPAHPAG
- a CDS encoding sensor domain-containing protein; this translates as MSTMQPSTTLYDTSAYPYRRKPAPSFLHAPFAGATYRELGYLLTAFPIATAAFVAAVTLLSVGAGLLVTVLGLPVLGLLLASARGFGAVERLRARTLLDMEVPAPAPVRPRRPGFWGAVTARLADGPGWRAVTYQLVVFPWAVFSFVTSVVFLSVGWAAALYPAYHWAIARFTPWPGLQLFDFSNETGVHRYYLSSPWQIAGFSALGLLMVFLSPLLLRALTSVHRLAVRLLLGAL
- a CDS encoding methyltransferase, with translation MLVTSRPLDEYCELFGLTRRRLRAVPGRILDCPGGAAGLAAEARALGVEVVATDPAYAAPIATLAARARAGRAAMAAAMTASPQLYPPTRHVQPARYLRGWDRARRLFEADATDDPSRYVAAALPHLPFADGSFALTLSSYLLFAYPELFPPAAQLAALLELTRVTTPTGEVRVYPLHDGTGRRCPHLPELRAALRHHGVSSRLLTLPRPGDATRGRTVLLLGHRDGRPGRLAGQLG
- a CDS encoding Uma2 family endonuclease, giving the protein MAEFRVPERHAQLLEYAQSLTPPAGWKVEISGDEIIMMAGPSVIHQRNLLVVREQFDAHRPAGLMPSENTDLASPNVGKLRNPDLTYIPLSVVELGGNEVPAGLAAIAVEIVSVSNPENDLVGKVRDYPLMDIPLYLLIDPRDGRITLFSEPAGGSYRLQWNGAFGDTVPVPDPFGFELATGGLIRYPS
- the trmB gene encoding tRNA (guanosine(46)-N7)-methyltransferase TrmB, with amino-acid sequence MTASAPSTQTSPSARLSAAPAGYPAPMYPHRATEAQHSERRIRSFQPRRGRMTPAQAGALDRGWEANGLAIDGSPLDLKELFGGLPVTLEIGFGMGETTARMAAADPGTGILAADVHTPGHGNLLQLLERDGSTNVRLAAGDAVILLRDMLADASLDGLRIYFADPWPKPKHHKRRLVQASFLELVLPRLAPGALVHCATDWEPYAEQMLAVLSACPELENLHPEGDGTGWLEPEEHPAGSVPGYAPRPDWRPVTKFERAGIAKGHVVHDLLFRRR